A single genomic interval of Trueperaceae bacterium harbors:
- a CDS encoding cytochrome c produces MRRGILTIVVAAFMGMALVQDSPNEGASLEIRTEPSQALVSVSGPGGFVSMLDLSGSEVLSGLEPGRYVIVATAEGRAARHVEVELAGGARETVEIVLEPIGGDQQARLGQEQSQQAQQAGQGPSGQGQGGQGQSGQGQAGQEQAGQEQAGQGQAGQGQAGQDQAGQDQAGQQQPQQGQQQAGQEQSGQGQAAGGGQAGPSTQQGQMLYSQHCAVCHGAQGEGGVGPALAGNQFMQNAQAVITQILQGGNGMPAFADQLSDEEVATIATHEMNSWGNSFGQVTSQQVSEVRGGGQAQQQDQQQGQQRGEQSQSGGAQDQQAQGGQSQGQQQSGAGQQQSSGQSQAAGGAQSAQGGQSAQGGQIYSQQCASCHGPQGGGGVGPALAGNSTLQDPQAVISQILNGGGGMPAFAGMLSDEQIAAVATHEMNSWGNGFGQVSAQQVAQVRGGGQAQQGQQPAQQQARQPAQQQAQQQGQQQAQQPSQQLSQPTTQQSGQPQQTSSQQAQVTAQQTGDQLRIEITVPADSVPLTFTIDVQQAGRGRSEPQGGEGQQGGQTDQQPAGQQQAPRQSQPAMGQQQSQQGQPRTEQQSDRPGQPQNRSEGRRQDQPQQIGFTQAQARQGGQEYFDHCAVCHGNDLLGRASYPAVAGEEFLDHWQGRSVQELFDFVSSRMPQDRPGTLGHQTYVDLIAFLLQQYGFTPGGQELQPSEADLASVQLPAPSGQPGVQSGGGQQEGPPEGDQEGDSGQGRQQNQ; encoded by the coding sequence ATGAGGCGAGGGATCTTGACGATCGTCGTCGCCGCCTTCATGGGCATGGCTCTGGTACAGGACAGCCCGAACGAAGGCGCTTCGTTGGAGATACGGACCGAGCCGTCACAGGCGCTCGTGAGCGTCAGCGGGCCCGGAGGTTTCGTCTCGATGCTCGATCTGAGCGGGAGCGAAGTGCTGAGCGGCCTGGAACCAGGGAGATACGTCATCGTCGCCACCGCCGAGGGCCGCGCCGCCCGCCATGTCGAGGTGGAGCTGGCCGGGGGAGCTCGGGAGACGGTGGAGATCGTTCTCGAACCGATCGGCGGTGACCAGCAGGCTCGGCTGGGCCAGGAGCAGTCTCAGCAAGCTCAGCAGGCGGGCCAAGGGCCATCAGGCCAAGGCCAAGGGGGCCAGGGGCAATCAGGCCAAGGCCAGGCGGGCCAGGAACAGGCGGGCCAGGAACAGGCGGGCCAGGGCCAGGCGGGCCAGGGCCAGGCGGGCCAGGATCAGGCGGGCCAGGATCAGGCGGGCCAGCAGCAACCTCAGCAAGGTCAGCAGCAGGCGGGCCAGGAACAGTCCGGCCAGGGCCAGGCGGCTGGAGGCGGCCAAGCAGGGCCGTCGACGCAGCAGGGCCAGATGCTCTACTCCCAACACTGCGCCGTGTGCCACGGTGCCCAGGGAGAAGGGGGCGTGGGACCGGCACTCGCCGGCAACCAGTTCATGCAGAACGCCCAGGCCGTGATCACCCAGATATTGCAGGGCGGGAACGGCATGCCGGCCTTCGCCGATCAGCTATCCGACGAAGAGGTGGCTACTATCGCTACGCACGAGATGAACAGTTGGGGCAACAGTTTCGGGCAGGTCACATCTCAGCAGGTGAGCGAAGTTCGCGGGGGCGGGCAGGCACAGCAACAGGATCAGCAACAGGGCCAGCAGCGAGGCGAGCAGTCGCAGAGCGGAGGAGCTCAGGACCAACAGGCCCAGGGGGGCCAGTCCCAGGGACAGCAGCAGTCTGGCGCCGGGCAGCAGCAGTCGTCTGGTCAGAGCCAGGCGGCAGGGGGCGCTCAGTCCGCTCAAGGAGGCCAATCCGCTCAGGGAGGCCAGATCTACTCCCAGCAGTGCGCCTCTTGCCACGGTCCTCAGGGTGGTGGCGGAGTGGGCCCCGCCCTCGCCGGGAACTCCACCTTGCAGGATCCGCAGGCCGTGATCAGTCAGATCCTGAACGGCGGCGGCGGCATGCCGGCGTTCGCCGGGATGCTCTCCGACGAGCAGATCGCCGCCGTCGCCACGCACGAGATGAACAGTTGGGGCAACGGCTTCGGGCAGGTGTCGGCGCAACAGGTGGCTCAGGTGCGTGGCGGGGGCCAAGCCCAGCAGGGACAGCAGCCGGCTCAGCAGCAAGCACGGCAGCCGGCTCAGCAGCAAGCTCAGCAGCAAGGCCAACAACAAGCACAACAGCCGAGTCAGCAACTGAGTCAACCGACCACACAGCAGTCGGGCCAGCCGCAGCAGACTTCCTCCCAGCAGGCCCAGGTAACCGCGCAGCAGACGGGCGATCAGCTGCGGATCGAGATAACCGTTCCGGCCGATTCGGTTCCGCTGACGTTCACGATCGACGTGCAGCAGGCGGGCCGGGGCCGATCGGAGCCGCAGGGTGGGGAGGGCCAGCAGGGTGGCCAAACCGACCAACAACCGGCCGGCCAACAACAGGCCCCGCGGCAGAGCCAACCAGCGATGGGCCAACAGCAGAGCCAACAGGGGCAACCGCGAACAGAACAGCAGTCGGATCGCCCGGGGCAGCCCCAGAACCGATCAGAGGGCCGGCGACAGGACCAGCCACAGCAGATCGGTTTCACCCAGGCCCAGGCTCGTCAGGGGGGCCAGGAGTACTTCGACCACTGCGCCGTCTGCCACGGGAACGACCTGCTGGGTCGGGCTTCGTACCCCGCCGTCGCCGGGGAGGAGTTCCTGGACCATTGGCAGGGTCGGTCCGTGCAGGAGCTGTTCGACTTCGTGAGCAGCCGCATGCCGCAGGATCGCCCGGGCACTCTGGGACACCAGACATACGTGGACCTCATCGCCTTCCTGCTGCAGCAGTACGGCTTCACACCGGGAGGGCAGGAGCTGCAGCCCTCGGAGGCTGACCTGGCGTCGGTGCAGCTGCCCGCACCCAGTGGCCAGCCGGGAGTGCAATCGGGAGGCGGGCAGCAGGAGGGTCCGCCCGAAGGCGACCAGGAGGGAGATTCCGGCCAGGGTAGACAGCAGAACCAGTGA